Proteins co-encoded in one Vibrio aquimaris genomic window:
- the gap gene encoding type I glyceraldehyde-3-phosphate dehydrogenase — MTIKVGINGFGRIGRFVFRAAQERNDIEVVGINDLIDVEYMAYMLKYDSTHGRFNGTVEVEGGNLIVNGKTVRVTAERNPTDLKWDEIGVDVVAEATGIFLTDETARQHITAGAKKVVLTGPSKDATPMFVMGVNDSTYAGQDIVSNASCTTNCLAPIAKVLNDKFGIESGLMTTVHATTATQKTVDGPSAKDWRGGRGASQNIIPSSTGAAKAVGVVLPELNGKLTGMAFRVPTANVSVVDLTVNLKEGASYEAVCAAMKEASEGELKGVLGYTEDAVVSQDFIGEVQTSVFDAKAGIALTDNFVKVVSWYDNEIGYSNKVLDLIAHISK; from the coding sequence ATGACTATCAAAGTAGGTATTAACGGTTTTGGCCGTATCGGTCGTTTCGTATTTCGTGCAGCACAAGAGCGCAACGACATCGAAGTTGTGGGTATCAACGACCTAATCGATGTAGAATACATGGCGTACATGCTTAAGTACGATTCAACTCACGGCCGTTTCAACGGTACTGTTGAAGTTGAAGGTGGTAACCTAATCGTTAACGGTAAGACTGTACGTGTTACTGCTGAGCGTAACCCAACTGACCTTAAGTGGGACGAAATCGGTGTGGACGTTGTCGCTGAAGCAACTGGTATCTTCCTAACTGACGAAACTGCACGTCAGCACATTACTGCTGGTGCAAAAAAGGTAGTTCTAACTGGTCCTTCAAAAGATGCAACTCCAATGTTCGTAATGGGTGTTAACGACAGCACTTACGCTGGTCAAGACATCGTTTCTAACGCTTCTTGCACAACTAACTGTCTAGCTCCTATCGCTAAAGTTCTTAATGACAAGTTCGGTATCGAATCTGGTCTTATGACTACAGTTCACGCTACTACAGCTACTCAAAAAACGGTAGATGGTCCTTCTGCTAAAGACTGGCGCGGTGGTCGTGGTGCTTCTCAGAACATCATCCCATCTTCAACTGGTGCTGCTAAAGCTGTAGGCGTTGTTCTTCCAGAACTAAACGGCAAACTAACAGGTATGGCTTTCCGTGTACCAACTGCTAACGTTTCTGTAGTTGACCTAACTGTAAACCTGAAAGAAGGTGCATCTTACGAAGCTGTATGTGCAGCAATGAAAGAAGCTTCTGAGGGTGAGCTAAAAGGCGTACTAGGTTACACCGAAGACGCAGTCGTTTCTCAAGACTTTATCGGCGAAGTTCAAACTTCAGTATTCGATGCTAAAGCTGGTATCGCTCTAACTGATAACTTCGTTAAAGTTGTATCTTGGTACGACAACGAAATCGGTTACTCAAACAAAGTTCTAGACCTAATCGCTCACATCTCTAAGTAA
- the msrB gene encoding peptide-methionine (R)-S-oxide reductase MsrB: MEQAKEKINKPDEYWRDRLSDEEYRVCRMQGTEAPFSGKLLHNKDTGVYQCTCCDSALFQSDNKYDSGCGWPSFDAPINDQAIRYTEDLSHGMVRTEIRCAVCDSHLGHVFPDGPATTGERFCVNSVSLIFNKSEQSGE, encoded by the coding sequence TTGGAACAGGCAAAAGAAAAAATTAACAAGCCCGATGAATACTGGCGTGACAGGTTGTCTGATGAAGAGTATCGAGTATGCCGCATGCAAGGCACTGAAGCACCGTTCTCCGGCAAATTACTGCATAATAAAGACACCGGGGTATATCAATGTACCTGCTGCGACAGTGCCTTGTTTCAGTCAGATAATAAATATGACTCTGGGTGTGGTTGGCCAAGTTTCGATGCGCCGATTAACGACCAAGCTATTCGCTATACAGAGGATCTGAGTCACGGAATGGTAAGGACAGAAATTCGTTGTGCAGTATGTGATAGCCATTTGGGGCATGTTTTCCCTGATGGGCCTGCTACCACAGGTGAGCGATTTTGTGTGAACTCAGTGTCGTTAATTTTCAACAAATCGGAACAAAGCGGTGAATAA
- a CDS encoding DUF2989 domain-containing protein — translation MKPLKLFAIVVLAAAVTGCFENRRNTDQLCKDNPKLRCERMNQNDGQCKLPRTKLIWHRYDSFRNPSDAMLIKEYALTAEYKKCIELASQIQTIDQGDLRRKRFNALVNAGEDLETLVEKIRKSSSPDALYFLWSQTGDESARRSFLQLEGKPALETAEMQYALATFYTSRDLEKTVKLLNKSLELSDGDNLNTDIFKSLASINYQINQKEQAYVWAMVASAFEVPVIASAQEMKLLYGFSEDKYKQLDDIADDIQSALDSGKYKRSMMPKFN, via the coding sequence ATGAAGCCATTAAAATTATTCGCAATAGTTGTTCTAGCTGCTGCTGTCACTGGATGTTTCGAAAATAGAAGAAATACCGATCAGCTTTGTAAGGACAACCCAAAACTTCGCTGCGAGAGAATGAATCAAAACGATGGTCAGTGCAAACTGCCACGTACTAAGCTCATCTGGCATAGATATGACTCATTCCGAAATCCATCAGATGCGATGTTAATCAAAGAGTATGCGTTAACCGCAGAATATAAAAAGTGCATAGAGCTCGCTTCACAGATTCAGACTATAGATCAAGGAGATTTGCGAAGAAAGCGTTTCAATGCTCTAGTCAATGCAGGTGAAGACCTCGAGACTCTCGTGGAAAAGATTAGAAAGTCCTCATCCCCTGATGCTCTGTATTTCTTGTGGAGTCAGACCGGCGATGAAAGTGCACGTAGAAGCTTCTTACAGCTTGAAGGAAAACCTGCGTTAGAGACAGCAGAAATGCAGTACGCCCTTGCGACTTTCTACACCAGTCGCGACTTAGAAAAAACCGTCAAACTGCTCAACAAATCTCTTGAGCTGAGCGATGGAGATAACCTTAATACGGACATCTTCAAATCACTTGCCAGTATCAATTACCAGATAAATCAAAAAGAGCAGGCTTACGTTTGGGCCATGGTTGCCAGTGCGTTTGAAGTCCCGGTTATCGCCTCAGCACAGGAAATGAAATTACTCTACGGGTTTAGTGAAGACAAATATAAGCAGCTGGATGATATTGCAGATGATATCCAAAGTGCGCTTGATAGTGGCAAATACAAACGCAGTATGATGCCAAAGTTCAACTGA
- a CDS encoding YeaC family protein yields the protein MDAEQLVNAITPEAYERLLYAVETGKWPEGTPLSQQQRDSCMQAVMLYQSKHNSEAQHMTVAKGGEVSFKSKSELKKQFADDQGDILRVNPNQA from the coding sequence ATGGACGCAGAGCAGTTAGTTAATGCGATTACACCTGAAGCATATGAGCGTCTTTTATATGCTGTTGAAACAGGTAAATGGCCTGAGGGTACACCACTTTCTCAGCAGCAACGAGACTCATGTATGCAAGCTGTGATGTTATATCAGTCAAAGCACAACTCTGAAGCTCAGCATATGACAGTTGCCAAAGGTGGTGAGGTGAGTTTCAAATCAAAGTCTGAGCTAAAAAAACAGTTTGCTGATGATCAAGGTGACATTTTGAGGGTTAACCCTAATCAAGCCTAG
- a CDS encoding YchJ family protein: MDTCPCGTNKDYANCCEPIHNDHAKAKTPEQLMRSRYSAHVKHLVDYVIATYHPSCEAHMQREAIQQSVESEWCELDVVKVEDGAHVQEGFVTFKAYFTEQGIKHCLEERSRFIRENDLWYYIDGTFPNSPLLDKSANSKVGRNDPCTCGSGKKYKKCCG; the protein is encoded by the coding sequence ATGGATACTTGTCCTTGCGGTACAAACAAAGACTATGCGAATTGCTGTGAACCTATTCATAATGATCATGCTAAGGCCAAAACGCCAGAGCAGCTGATGCGTTCTCGCTACAGTGCTCATGTTAAACACTTGGTCGATTATGTTATTGCAACCTATCACCCGAGTTGCGAAGCACACATGCAAAGAGAGGCGATTCAACAATCGGTGGAAAGTGAATGGTGTGAACTGGACGTCGTCAAGGTCGAAGATGGAGCCCATGTCCAAGAAGGGTTCGTTACCTTTAAAGCGTACTTTACAGAGCAAGGCATCAAACACTGCCTTGAAGAGCGCTCACGCTTTATAAGAGAAAATGATCTCTGGTATTACATAGACGGTACTTTCCCTAACAGCCCTTTATTAGATAAATCGGCGAATAGCAAAGTAGGCCGAAATGACCCCTGTACCTGTGGTAGCGGTAAAAAATACAAAAAGTGCTGCGGTTAA